Sequence from the Notamacropus eugenii isolate mMacEug1 chromosome 6, mMacEug1.pri_v2, whole genome shotgun sequence genome:
cacaaaatttttactTACAGGTTCTACAGTTCCTTAGAGGAGCTGGACAGTCTGCTCCAGAGCCATAAGGCTTTAATTAACTGTAATGAAAAGAACAACGTTGTccagaaataatatttattgatcaaCAGTAAAACGCACAATAGAAAAAGCCTTGTAAATAAAACTAGATATATTtactgctttattttttcttcagtacttCACAAAACACTACAGACAgtaacaaaataattcaattaatttttaaaagtttcaagaTATCAGACACCCTTCATCTTCTGTAACCATCAACAGTACTTCAGTCgttgatttctgagatgtaaTATGAACTAATATCATACATTTCTTCCTTAAAACAATTGACATGATTTATTTCTATCCAGGAGtcataacatatacacatatccataaaCAAGAGAACAGCTCAGGATACGTTGGGCAAACCTCCCAGTGGTCTGGAACTATTTGCCATACATcatttagagaaaatacaaatgaaCAGGAGAAAAGGGAACACACAAAAGAGAAATAACCTTGGGGTTATTGAGGGGAGGCAGGGAAATTGACAGAAGCAGCCTACATGTTTTCCATTGCTCTTTTAGTAATgtgctctcttcccttttctgtttttgcCTGATTGAGGTATTCCAACACCTTCAGCAACAGATCTTCATCTAGGTACTGTCTGTTCTGAGTTTCATCGTTTTCCTGGGTAACCAGAGGAAGCCTTTTGGTGACAGAGCCCAACTTATCAGACTCTTGAGATCCCACCTGGCTTAAATGCTCTTTGATGGCCTGTTCAATTTGTTCCTCTCCTTGTTGGTCATCTTCTGAAGAGCCAGGGATAGAAACTCGTTTCATCTGGTTTGAATTCATAACCTCAGGGTATTTAGCTAACACTTTAGCTAAATAATCTCCCAgttcttcatctttctctttcatgttttcaTATGCCATTTGTCTCCTTTCCAGATCCGGAATCCAAGCAGCTTTAGGAATTTGTTGTCCTCTAATTCGCCCAGTAGAATATGAGAGCCTTGGGAGAATATTCTCTCTATTAAAATGGTTAGCAAAATATGGGACTTTCTGATTTCGTGCATTCTCAGTCCCTAAGAGGCTTAAAATGTCCTCAATATTAAGACCTTCAGGTAGGGAATCAGTCACAGCTTGCCCAGATTGCTTACCATAGCTACTTTTGGAGCCCATCTTATTTTGGAACAAATCAGGATGTTCCACATCAGTCTCGGAGATTTCCTCTAGGTCATCTGGCAGTTCAGGTTCCTGCTCAGGCTCCACTCTTTCATTTGGCTTCTCCCCAGTTTTGAGCATATCAATTAAATCCTCAGGTGGGATTTGCAAATTCCTTGAGATTTCAATTAGCTGATAAATTGACTGGGGATCAAATTGTTTCTCCAAAAACTTGGCTgctctcttttcttcattttttccaccCCTGAACTTCCCATTTTCTGCACCATTCACTAACTTTTTCAAATAATAGTTCATTAGCTTAGACACTTCATCTGAGAGTtgattcttattttccttcctaaGATCTTCATCTGGGATGTCAAGTTGCCCTGAACGCTTCAtctcatcttcaatttcttcttcatttttgtcAATCTCCTCTTTGCTGTCTCTTACCTCTTCCTGGGTTTGGctctctattttttcctctattggGTTCCAGTCTTCTCCACCAACAACATCTTCATAGGCAATGTTGTTCACTTTGTAGATGTCATCTTCATCATCTGCATATAGTTTTTGTTCCTCATCAACCCTCTCACGCTTATGGTTGTTTGGCCCAGTCAGCTTTCCCAGTTCTTGGAAGACAGACTCCAGAGTGGCGAGGCTTTGAGGAGTGTATTGCTCTTCCACGATCTCATTAGTACGTTTAAATGGGTTATCTCGGGAGCTCTCTTCATACATGCGTGGCAACTTGGCATGTTTGTGTCTTCTTTCAGGCCATGGTTGAGTCTCGTAATCTTCACTCAAATCAATAGGAAAGTTCTTTTCAGAATTCAATGGATAGGGTTGGTTTTCtttgggagcagactggggctcttTTTCAGCTTGTCTCAAGGCTTCCAGTATTATTCGCATCAAATGTGACTCATCTTCATTCAATGAATCCCTTAAATTTTCTGGCAAGTGGCTTTGATCAATACTTTCTTTCTGCTGGAGGGAAACTGGAACTCCCTGGTAAGAATTATACTCTGGGTTGATTTCCCCCTTGTTAGCTTGTTGTCTGAGGTTCTCTATGTACTCCAAAGCTTTGATCATATCAGGGCTGGGAAATCTTGGaaagttttttattttgtagTCTGGGTCTTTCTGAAGCAGTTGGTAATGTTGAAATGAGGCTGCATCAACACAACAGGTTAGGAAAACTAAGGAGGTGAGAGACAAGGCTGCTCCAAGCCAGCAGGTCTTAGCATCTGCCATGTTTGAAAGAtttccttaaaagaaagaaaagaacagttaacaaaaacaaatcaaattagGGAAATTCAAGGAgttctttttcattaaattttgaCAGTAAAGAACAAGAATATTTCTAAGTGAGCCATACAAATTAATCAATGGGGTCTTAATAGAATTCTAAGATAAATTCATcaacttctaggaatattttcTTAGTAATAACCACCATAAAGAAAGACTATTTGAAACCAGCATAGCTTAGTGGTTTGGGGACTGACcttggaatgagaaaaaaaactatGTTCAAACCCTGTTTTTGACACATTCATTTGATCTACCCAAAGATAAGTTAACTAAACCTTCAATGCCTTAGGTAACTCTCTAGGAAATTAAGTTCTAAATAAGTAGAGGGAACTTCTAATGAGGCATTCcctacaaaaatgaaatcagaagttcAGACCatgtaaacaaataaacaagtaaataaataaaaaaatgaatatactgTAATAAGCATTTTCAATGTGGGTACAACTCTATACCTTTTATTTTGGAAATTAGTAACCTCAATCTTTATGGGTATTCTAGTTTaaggatcttttttaaaaaaatataacagtGTTCCAaagaaattaacatttttcttttgctaCAACAATTACAGAGGTCACTGAGAATGATAATGATAATCATGAAGCAGAATTTATGGGTAATTTCATCATGATATGTctaaaaaatgcaaaacaatcaTTCAATACATTGAAAATAACTACTTTAATCAGCTGCTGGAGATTGCTGACCAAACAAATAGTTAGCTTAATGGATTTTTCACTTTTAAACCAATTTTG
This genomic interval carries:
- the SCG2 gene encoding secretogranin-2, coding for MADAKTCWLGAALSLTSLVFLTCCVDAASFQHYQLLQKDPDYKIKNFPRFPSPDMIKALEYIENLRQQANKGEINPEYNSYQGVPVSLQQKESIDQSHLPENLRDSLNEDESHLMRIILEALRQAEKEPQSAPKENQPYPLNSEKNFPIDLSEDYETQPWPERRHKHAKLPRMYEESSRDNPFKRTNEIVEEQYTPQSLATLESVFQELGKLTGPNNHKRERVDEEQKLYADDEDDIYKVNNIAYEDVVGGEDWNPIEEKIESQTQEEVRDSKEEIDKNEEEIEDEMKRSGQLDIPDEDLRKENKNQLSDEVSKLMNYYLKKLVNGAENGKFRGGKNEEKRAAKFLEKQFDPQSIYQLIEISRNLQIPPEDLIDMLKTGEKPNERVEPEQEPELPDDLEEISETDVEHPDLFQNKMGSKSSYGKQSGQAVTDSLPEGLNIEDILSLLGTENARNQKVPYFANHFNRENILPRLSYSTGRIRGQQIPKAAWIPDLERRQMAYENMKEKDEELGDYLAKVLAKYPEVMNSNQMKRVSIPGSSEDDQQGEEQIEQAIKEHLSQVGSQESDKLGSVTKRLPLVTQENDETQNRQYLDEDLLLKVLEYLNQAKTEKGREHITKRAMENM